In the genome of Pongo pygmaeus isolate AG05252 chromosome 9, NHGRI_mPonPyg2-v2.0_pri, whole genome shotgun sequence, one region contains:
- the LOC129007721 gene encoding interferon-induced transmembrane protein 3-like → MNHTVQTFSPVNSGQPPSYEMLKEEHEVAVPGAPHNPAPPTSTVIHIRSETSVPNHVVWSLFNTLFVNPCRLGFIAFAYSVKSRDWKMVGNLTEAQAYASTAKCLNIWALILGILMTILLIVIPVLIIQAHR, encoded by the coding sequence ATGAACCACACTGTCCAAACCTTCTCTCCTGTCAACAGTGGCCAGCCCCCCAGCTATGAGATGCTCAAGGAGGAGCACGAGGTGGCTGTGCCGGGGGCGCCCCACAACCCTGCTCCCCCGACGTCCACTGTGATCCATATCCGCAGTGAGACCTCCGTGCCCAACCATGTTGTCTGGTCCCTGTTCAACACCCTCTTCGTGAACCCCTGCCGCCTAGGCTTCATAGCATTCGCCTACTCTGTGAAGTCTAGGGACTGGAAGATGGTTGGCAACCTGACCGAGGCCCAGGCCTATGCCTCCACCGCCAAGTGCCTGAACATCTGGGCCCTGATTTTGGGCATCCTCATGACCATTCTGCTCATCGTCATCCCAGTGTTGATCATCCAAGCCCATCGATAG
- the MYEOV gene encoding LOW QUALITY PROTEIN: myeloma-overexpressed gene protein (The sequence of the model RefSeq protein was modified relative to this genomic sequence to represent the inferred CDS: deleted 2 bases in 1 codon; substituted 1 base at 1 genomic stop codon), producing the protein MGLCTRCCLCLEQSPSWCHRLHGVSFLTFHLHQSVPLGDRNWSLMFIRQAGCFVEGSKAGRPRGLLCLSQALRVAVRGAFVSLWFAAGAGDWERNKGDKGVQTGAGLSQEAEDTDVSRARRVTDAPPGTLCGTGNRNSGSQSARAMGIAHLGEAFRVGVEQAISSCPEEVHGRHGLSTEITWVRMDVALCSPGXGFLAGARALCMTLAELSCPDCERGRRACLTPHRHPTPHCSTWGLPLGVAGSWLTVATVEALGGWGMGVRRTGQVGPTMHPPPVSGASALLLHLLLLLLIIILTC; encoded by the exons ATGGGTCTCTGCACTCGCTGTTGCCTCTGCCTGGAACAGTCTCCCTCCTGGTGTCATCGTCTCCATGGTGTGTCCTTCCTGACTTTCCACCTCCACCAG TCTGTTCCCCTTGGGGACAGGAACTGGTCACTCATGTTCATCCGGCAGGCTGGATGCTTCGTGGAGGGCTCCAAAGCTGGCAGACCCCGGGGCCTCCTCTGTCTCTCCCAGGCCCTGCGTGTTGCGGTGAGAGGAGCATTTGTTTCTCTGTGGTTTGCTGCCGGAGCTGGTGACTGGGAGAGAAACAAGGGA GACAAGGGTGTCCAGACAGGTGCGGGGCTCAGCCAGGAGGCAGAAGACACGGACGTGTCCCGGGCCAGGAGGGTCACAGATGCACCACCAGGTACTCTGTGTGGCACTGGGAACAGGAATTCTGGGAGTCAGTCTGCAAGGGCGATGGGCATTGCTCACCTGGGAGAAGCCTTTAGGGTGGGCGTTGAGCAGGCCATTAGCTCGTGCCCGGAGGAGGTGCATGGGCGGCATGGGCTCTCCACGGAAATTACGTGGGTGCGCATGGATGTGGCTCTGTGCTCACCTGGGTGAGGATTTCTGGCCGGTGCCAGGGCACTCTGCATGACCCTGGCAGAATTGAGCTGCCCTGACTGTGAAAGGGGAAGAAGAGCATGCCTGACCCCCCACCGGCACCCCACCCCTCACTGCTCCACCTGGGGCCTGCCTCTGGGGGTGGCTGGATCCTGGCTGACTGTTGCGACTGTTGAGGCCCTGGGGGGGTGGGGCATGGGAGTTAGAAGGACTGGCCAGGTGGGGCCCACTATGCACCCACCCCCAGTGTCAGGAGCTTCcgctctcctcctccacctcctcctcctcctgctcatcATCATCCTCACTTGTTGA